In a genomic window of Anaerolineae bacterium:
- a CDS encoding DUF3307 domain-containing protein, which translates to MELFLRLLLAHMLGDFVFQSAGLVALKKQGYKGLLIHAGVVTFWTFALTWGYPAKGWAIAFLLSLMHLASDWARYYWRARSPLEELASFLGDQLLHIGLIMGAMAAFGIPIPWGELAHPAALAWPLKLILALILFIFLIWVVPLLEKMVVEISPACSHSRHLIKVEPTQRFLGAVERVLALIIFIKVNPLLALLAFIPRIFTGPKRRCALYRAAVSLSITLPAASYLARF; encoded by the coding sequence ATGGAACTCTTTCTGAGACTGCTACTGGCCCATATGCTAGGCGATTTTGTGTTCCAATCGGCTGGGCTTGTCGCCTTGAAGAAACAAGGCTATAAGGGCCTTTTGATCCACGCCGGAGTAGTGACTTTTTGGACTTTTGCCCTGACATGGGGTTATCCAGCGAAAGGATGGGCTATTGCTTTTCTTCTTTCGTTAATGCATCTGGCTTCAGACTGGGCGCGCTATTACTGGCGCGCTCGAAGCCCACTGGAAGAGCTGGCCTCCTTCCTTGGAGATCAACTCCTTCACATCGGACTTATCATGGGGGCCATGGCTGCTTTTGGCATTCCCATTCCTTGGGGGGAGCTTGCCCACCCAGCAGCCCTTGCATGGCCTCTTAAACTTATCCTGGCCCTCATCCTCTTCATCTTCCTGATATGGGTGGTGCCGTTGCTGGAGAAAATGGTGGTAGAAATAAGCCCCGCCTGTTCCCACTCCCGCCATCTTATTAAGGTGGAACCAACCCAGCGGTTCCTGGGAGCTGTGGAAAGAGTTCTGGCGCTAATCATCTTTATAAAAGTTAATCCTCTCCTGGCCTTGCTGGCCTTTATCCCCCGGATTTTCACAGGACCAAAAAGGCGGTGCGCTCTCTACCGCGCGGCCGTTAGCCTGTCCATAACTTTGCCAGCGGCCTCCTATCTGGCCAGATTTTAA
- a CDS encoding DMT family transporter translates to MSRDLVGFALVAIAALLWATLGPFYKIILALEPRFTPLDIVFFRITFTSLIVFLAKALRGNFSLTKSDWALFLSYALIGVALFYTVYAYAIDAIGVGMAAILMYTAPAWVALISHFLFGEKLTVFKVAAVILTFTGSALVAKVYRPETLRFNLYGVLLGLGAGLTYSFYNIFNKLAVQRHSPLDTLMYSMGLGALFLLPLSFKNIALPFYDFRLLLWLLALSIIPSLGGGFCYITALRYIPVSVASIMANLEPLAAAAMGAILFGERMEWPQMLGASLIIGGILVLQVRRK, encoded by the coding sequence TTGAGCCGGGATTTAGTGGGATTTGCCCTTGTAGCCATAGCAGCTCTTCTGTGGGCCACCCTCGGCCCCTTTTACAAGATCATTTTAGCCCTGGAGCCCCGTTTCACCCCTCTTGATATCGTTTTCTTCCGCATCACCTTCACTTCTCTCATAGTATTTTTAGCAAAAGCTTTGAGGGGGAATTTTTCGTTAACGAAAAGTGATTGGGCTCTTTTTCTAAGTTATGCTTTGATAGGGGTAGCTCTCTTTTACACTGTTTACGCCTACGCCATAGATGCCATCGGAGTGGGAATGGCAGCTATCCTGATGTATACTGCGCCGGCCTGGGTTGCCCTAATATCCCATTTCCTCTTTGGGGAGAAGCTTACAGTCTTCAAGGTAGCGGCCGTAATTCTTACCTTCACCGGAAGTGCACTGGTGGCGAAGGTTTACAGGCCGGAGACCTTGAGGTTCAACCTTTACGGAGTTCTTTTAGGCCTCGGAGCTGGCCTCACTTACAGTTTCTACAATATCTTTAACAAGCTGGCGGTGCAGCGCCACAGCCCTCTGGATACCCTCATGTATTCCATGGGGCTGGGGGCCCTTTTTCTTCTACCCTTGAGTTTTAAAAACATCGCGCTGCCCTTTTATGATTTCCGTCTTCTCCTCTGGCTTTTAGCTTTGAGCATAATCCCCTCTCTGGGGGGTGGTTTCTGCTATATAACAGCACTGCGCTATATCCCAGTAAGCGTGGCCAGCATAATGGCCAACCTTGAACCCTTAGCAGCAGCAGCCATGGGTGCCATCCTCTTTGGGGAGAGAATGGAGTGGCCTCAGATGCTGGGGGCTTCTTTGATAATCGGTGGGATTTTGGTCCTTCAAGTCAGAAGGAAGTGA
- a CDS encoding MoaD/ThiS family protein yields the protein MVKLIYRDREWEVRPGITVKKAVEEAGLLIEAVIPVKDGKLITEDTVLKDGDVVKLIAVISGG from the coding sequence ATGGTTAAACTCATTTACCGGGATAGAGAGTGGGAGGTAAGGCCCGGTATAACCGTTAAGAAGGCCGTAGAGGAAGCTGGCTTGCTCATAGAGGCAGTGATTCCAGTAAAAGATGGGAAGCTCATAACCGAAGACACAGTCCTCAAGGATGGCGATGTAGTCAAGCTTATAGCGGTAATTTCTGGGGGATAG
- a CDS encoding adenine nucleotide alpha hydrolase family protein translates to MRCRKCGKEAVINMRQHKLALCRDHFIEWFVERTERTIKLYRMFRREDKVLVAVSGGKDSLSLWDVLLRLGYKADGMYINLGIGHQDYSEVSLEKVKKFASAHPEAELHIVDVKALYGRSIPEFARESWRGQRVCALCGLVKRHEMNRVALEGNYYAIATGHNLDDEAAALLGNVLRWHTGYLARQGPVLPSDYPGLARKVKPFCRMYERETAAYALLMGIDYIYDECPYAVGSTSIFYKGLLNQLEKNSPGSKLSFYLSFLQAKEEGRIRFREEEALPLHPCQRCGQPTTAPGYCAFCRLVYKLPKEAAKVPVEEEAF, encoded by the coding sequence ATGCGGTGTCGTAAATGTGGAAAAGAAGCAGTCATCAATATGCGTCAGCATAAACTGGCTCTCTGCCGCGACCATTTCATCGAGTGGTTTGTGGAGCGGACTGAAAGGACCATAAAACTTTACAGGATGTTCCGGCGAGAAGATAAAGTTTTAGTGGCCGTTTCCGGTGGTAAAGATAGTTTATCCCTGTGGGATGTTCTCCTGCGGCTGGGCTACAAGGCCGATGGGATGTATATCAACCTTGGCATTGGGCATCAGGATTATTCCGAAGTTTCACTGGAGAAGGTGAAGAAATTCGCCTCGGCGCATCCTGAAGCCGAACTTCACATTGTGGATGTGAAAGCTCTTTATGGACGGAGCATCCCGGAATTCGCCAGGGAATCATGGCGAGGTCAGAGGGTGTGCGCTCTGTGCGGTCTGGTAAAGCGGCACGAGATGAACCGTGTTGCTCTGGAAGGAAACTACTATGCCATCGCAACCGGTCATAACCTTGACGATGAGGCTGCTGCCCTTCTTGGGAACGTTCTGCGCTGGCATACAGGTTACCTGGCTCGTCAAGGACCGGTTTTACCTTCTGACTATCCGGGTCTGGCCCGGAAGGTCAAGCCCTTCTGCCGGATGTACGAAAGGGAAACAGCTGCTTATGCTCTCCTCATGGGTATTGATTACATTTACGACGAATGTCCCTATGCTGTTGGTTCTACCTCAATTTTTTACAAGGGTCTTCTGAATCAGCTGGAAAAAAACTCCCCAGGGAGCAAACTCAGTTTTTACCTATCCTTCCTTCAGGCCAAAGAAGAGGGTAGAATTCGGTTTAGAGAAGAGGAAGCCCTTCCTCTTCACCCATGCCAGAGGTGTGGGCAACCCACTACTGCCCCTGGTTACTGTGCCTTTTGTCGCCTGGTCTACAAACTCCCGAAGGAAGCAGCAAAAGTTCCAGTGGAGGAAGAGGCCTTTTAG
- the prfA gene encoding peptide chain release factor 1: MLDKLEKAERRYEELNELMSSPETIANPEKMAEYAQEQAELEELVQAYRDYRRLRKQLEEAKTLLEESEDEELKELAKLEVKELEEKIEAMEKRLKTLLIPRDSRDEKDVIVEIRAGAGGEEAALFAADLFRMYSRYAEKQGWDVEILSFHDTGLGGFKEIVFQVKGRGAYSRLKYESGVHRVQRVPITEASGRIHTSTATVAVLPQVDDVEVHINPDDLQIDVYRSSGPGGQHMQKNATAVRITHIPTGITVTCESERSQHQNKERALAILRAKLYEMEQRKVKEQIDQERRKQVGTGERSEKIRTYNFPQNRVTDHRIGFTSYRLEEVLDGELDEFIDALAAEEQARMLEELAS; encoded by the coding sequence CTGCTGGATAAACTGGAGAAAGCCGAAAGGCGCTACGAGGAGCTGAATGAGCTTATGAGTTCGCCCGAGACCATAGCGAACCCTGAGAAGATGGCAGAGTACGCTCAGGAGCAGGCAGAGCTGGAGGAGCTTGTCCAAGCTTACAGGGATTATAGGAGGCTTAGAAAGCAACTTGAAGAAGCGAAAACCCTTCTGGAGGAAAGTGAAGACGAAGAGCTGAAAGAACTCGCTAAGCTTGAAGTGAAGGAGCTGGAAGAAAAGATTGAGGCGATGGAAAAGCGCCTCAAAACACTTCTTATCCCCAGGGATTCAAGGGACGAAAAGGATGTAATCGTGGAGATAAGGGCAGGGGCAGGTGGGGAAGAAGCCGCCCTCTTCGCTGCCGACCTTTTCAGGATGTATAGCCGTTATGCCGAAAAGCAGGGCTGGGATGTGGAAATCCTCAGCTTCCATGATACTGGCCTCGGAGGTTTTAAGGAAATAGTATTCCAGGTGAAAGGCAGAGGAGCTTACTCCCGCCTCAAGTACGAAAGCGGAGTCCACAGGGTTCAAAGGGTTCCCATCACTGAGGCCAGCGGCCGTATCCATACTTCCACCGCTACTGTGGCGGTTCTCCCCCAGGTTGATGATGTGGAAGTCCACATAAACCCTGACGACCTTCAGATTGATGTATATAGGTCATCGGGACCCGGCGGACAGCACATGCAGAAAAACGCCACCGCTGTCCGCATCACTCATATCCCCACAGGGATAACCGTTACCTGCGAGAGTGAGCGCTCTCAGCATCAGAATAAAGAACGGGCCCTGGCCATCCTTCGGGCTAAACTTTATGAGATGGAACAGCGCAAGGTGAAGGAACAAATTGACCAGGAGCGCCGCAAGCAAGTTGGGACAGGAGAGCGCAGTGAAAAGATCCGAACCTATAATTTTCCCCAGAACAGAGTCACAGACCACCGCATCGGCTTCACTTCCTACAGGCTTGAGGAAGTCCTGGATGGAGAGCTTGATGAATTCATAGATGCCCTCGCCGCTGAAGAGCAAGCCCGTATGCTTGAGGAACTGGCCTCCTGA
- the thrS gene encoding threonine--tRNA ligase has protein sequence MEEKEKPKDLETLRHSVSHVMAEAVLKLFPEAKLGIGPAIENGFYYDFDLPRALTPEDLKAIEEEMRKIIRGRYPFVRKEISREEALELFKDQPFKLELIQEMPPDEVITIYTHDTFTDLCRGPHLEHTGQIPEDGFKLLSVAGAYWRGDERRPQLQRIYGTAWFTRDDLEKYLAWLEEVERRDHRRLGKDLDLFSIHPELGAGLVLWHPKGGLIRYLIEEFWRQEHLKAGYQFVFTPHIGKSWLWETSGHLSFYRENMYSPMDIEGHDYYIKPMNCPFHIMIYKTRRRSYRELPLRWAELGTVYRYERSGVLHGLLRVRGFTQDDAHIFCTPEQIEDEILGCLDLTMRLLGAFGFREYDIALSVRDPQHPEKYIGTDEMWEMAESALIKALEKKGLSYRREEGEAVFYGPKIDIKIKDALGRAWQCTTIQFDFNIPERFDLTYVGPDGKEHRPYMVHRALLGSMERFLGVLIEHYAGAFPVWLSPVQVRIIPITERHNDYAHKVAARLREEGLRVEVDDGPERMQAKIRQAQLEKIPYMLIVGDREVKEEKVAVRLRSGEDLGPKGIDEFITMAREAIAQKR, from the coding sequence ATGGAAGAGAAAGAGAAACCTAAAGACTTGGAAACCCTCAGACATTCTGTTTCCCACGTCATGGCCGAAGCCGTCCTTAAATTGTTCCCAGAAGCTAAACTCGGCATAGGCCCGGCTATTGAAAATGGCTTCTACTACGACTTTGACCTCCCAAGAGCCCTAACCCCCGAAGATCTCAAAGCCATAGAAGAAGAAATGCGTAAAATCATAAGAGGCCGCTACCCCTTTGTGCGCAAAGAAATATCGCGGGAGGAAGCCCTGGAGCTGTTCAAAGATCAGCCCTTTAAACTTGAACTTATCCAGGAGATGCCGCCTGATGAAGTGATCACCATTTACACTCATGACACCTTTACCGACCTTTGCCGCGGCCCCCACCTTGAACACACTGGCCAGATACCCGAAGATGGATTCAAACTTCTGAGCGTCGCCGGAGCATACTGGAGGGGAGATGAGCGCCGCCCGCAGCTTCAACGAATTTACGGAACTGCCTGGTTCACCCGCGACGATTTGGAAAAGTATCTGGCCTGGCTGGAAGAAGTGGAGAGGCGCGACCATCGCCGCCTGGGGAAAGACCTGGACCTCTTCAGCATACACCCGGAACTGGGAGCAGGCCTTGTCCTCTGGCATCCTAAAGGAGGACTGATAAGATACCTCATTGAAGAATTCTGGCGTCAGGAACATCTGAAAGCTGGATACCAGTTCGTCTTTACCCCCCACATAGGAAAAAGCTGGCTCTGGGAAACCAGCGGACACCTCAGCTTCTATCGAGAAAACATGTATTCCCCCATGGACATTGAAGGCCATGATTACTACATAAAGCCCATGAACTGCCCCTTCCACATAATGATTTACAAAACTCGCCGCCGCAGCTATCGGGAATTACCTCTACGCTGGGCTGAACTGGGCACTGTTTACCGATATGAACGCTCAGGAGTCCTCCATGGCCTCCTTAGAGTGCGAGGTTTTACCCAGGACGATGCCCATATATTCTGCACCCCAGAACAAATTGAGGATGAAATCCTCGGATGCCTTGACCTGACAATGCGCCTTTTGGGAGCTTTCGGTTTCCGCGAGTACGACATAGCCCTTTCGGTCCGGGATCCACAGCACCCCGAAAAGTATATCGGGACCGATGAAATGTGGGAGATGGCCGAAAGCGCTCTCATCAAAGCTCTGGAGAAAAAAGGGCTATCCTACCGGAGAGAGGAAGGGGAGGCGGTATTCTATGGCCCCAAAATTGATATAAAGATAAAAGATGCTCTGGGACGAGCCTGGCAATGCACTACCATTCAGTTTGATTTCAACATTCCGGAACGCTTTGATTTAACCTACGTCGGTCCGGATGGGAAAGAGCATAGACCCTACATGGTACACCGGGCCCTCCTGGGCTCTATGGAACGATTCCTCGGAGTCCTTATTGAACATTATGCTGGAGCCTTCCCGGTGTGGCTTTCCCCTGTGCAGGTGCGTATTATCCCCATAACCGAGCGCCACAACGATTACGCTCATAAAGTGGCTGCTCGCCTTCGGGAAGAAGGGCTCCGGGTAGAGGTAGATGATGGCCCTGAAAGAATGCAGGCCAAAATCCGCCAGGCCCAGCTGGAGAAAATCCCCTATATGCTTATTGTCGGTGACCGTGAGGTAAAGGAGGAAAAAGTAGCCGTTAGACTCCGCTCAGGGGAGGACTTGGGGCCAAAGGGAATAGATGAGTTTATAACTATGGCCAGGGAGGCTATAGCTCAAAAGCGATAG